The Prevotella melaninogenica nucleotide sequence GCTGGCGGACATCGTCTCACGCTTTCTGCTGCTAACCGTAACTATACCCTTCGTGGTATGTACAACTATGCAAGTGGATTCAACGCTAAGGGCTGGGCTATTGCTGCCAGCGTTGCTTATCGTTGGGCTAACCGTGGTTACGTTGAGGGGACTTTCTATAACTCATTGTCTTACTACTTCGGTGTTCAGAAGAAATGGAACAATGGTCATTCTTTAGCTTTGTCTACATGGGGTAACCCAACTGAGCGTTCTACACAGGGCGCAAGTACTGACGAGGCTTACTGGCTTGCTAACGACTATCAGTACAACCCATATTGGGGTTATCAGAATGGTCACAAACGCAATAGCCGTGTTATAAACGACTTCGCTCCTTCTGCTATCCTCACTTGGGATTGGGATATCAATAAAAAGATGAAGTTGACAACAAGTCTTTTTGCTCAGTATTCTATGTATAAGAGCACTAAGCTGAACTATAACAACAGCGAAAACCCACAGCCTGACTACTGGAAGAACCTTCCAAGTAGCTACTATGACGTGTGGGATCAGAGCAATGCACGCTATCGTACAGCACAGACTTTCTCTGATTGGCAGACTGCTGTGAACTGGTGGGGCAATAAGGAGAACCGCCAGATTCAGTGGGATCGTCTTTACTATGCTAACCGCCAGGCGGCAGCCAATGGTGAGGATGCACTTTACTACGTGCAGGCTAAGCACAATGATGCAATGACAACGGCACTGTCTTCTACTCTTACTAACCATCTTGGTAAGAACAAGGTGTTTAATGCAGGCCTTTCACTCGGTCAGACTTTAGCTCGTCACTATCAGACAATGGAGGACCTCTTGGGTGCAAAGAGTTTCCATAACATCAATACTTATGCGCTCGGAACCTACGCTGCAGCTGACCCACGTGTTCAGTATGACCTTAATACAACCGGTACTTTGGGTTTAGGTAAGCTCGTATATGAGGGTGATACATTCGGTTACGACTATAATATCAACGTACGCCGTGCTAAACTTTGGGCTAATTATGCGCAAACTATTGGCAAGCTTCACTATATGGTAGCTGGTAGAGTTGGCTATGACAACATGTATCGAGTAGGTAACATGCGCAATGGTATGTTTGCTGACAACTCTGCTGGTAAGAGCAAGGATGCAAACTTCCTTACAGGTGGTGTGAAGTCTAATGCTACCGTTACCCTTGGTGGTGGTAATGCACTTTCTCTCGGACTGGGTTATGAGCATCGTGCACCAAATGCTAACACTGCTTTTGCTTCACCTGAGATGAACAATGACTTTGTTCTCAACCTCCACAATGAGCGTATTTTCTCAAGCGAACTTAGCTATCAGTACTCTGGTAGTTGGCTCCACGCTAACCTCAGTAGCTACTACAACCACATGACAAACGTGACCGAGTGGCAGAACTTCTACTTTGATGATGCTAACTCTTTCACATACGTTAGCATGACTAACATGAAGAAGAATTACTATGGTATTGAGTTGGGACTTGACTTCAAGCTCACAAGCTTCCTTAACTTCAAGGCGCTCGGTACTTGGAGCGAGGCTAAGAATGCTAACAATGCTGATGTTATCTACTTGAACTCTACGAAGAGCACTTATAACAAGGATATTGTTTACAATAAGAATATGCACGAAGCAAGCACTCCTCTGAGTGTTTACAGTGCAATCCTCAGTTATCACAAGGGTGGTTGGTTCATCGACTTGAGCGGT carries:
- a CDS encoding TonB-dependent receptor: MQKKLKLAVLALCSSSMVVAQNTDTKTNQQAQTANAMDESAFTFTEAQLGENNDMNENVTILNSNSNVYASQVGFLYSPMRFRYRALNQKYNDVYINGAPMNDMESGQFRYSMVGGINQQTRNVDYALPFENNNFSMTALAGSNNYDFRAGSMAGGHRLTLSAANRNYTLRGMYNYASGFNAKGWAIAASVAYRWANRGYVEGTFYNSLSYYFGVQKKWNNGHSLALSTWGNPTERSTQGASTDEAYWLANDYQYNPYWGYQNGHKRNSRVINDFAPSAILTWDWDINKKMKLTTSLFAQYSMYKSTKLNYNNSENPQPDYWKNLPSSYYDVWDQSNARYRTAQTFSDWQTAVNWWGNKENRQIQWDRLYYANRQAAANGEDALYYVQAKHNDAMTTALSSTLTNHLGKNKVFNAGLSLGQTLARHYQTMEDLLGAKSFHNINTYALGTYAAADPRVQYDLNTTGTLGLGKLVYEGDTFGYDYNINVRRAKLWANYAQTIGKLHYMVAGRVGYDNMYRVGNMRNGMFADNSAGKSKDANFLTGGVKSNATVTLGGGNALSLGLGYEHRAPNANTAFASPEMNNDFVLNLHNERIFSSELSYQYSGSWLHANLSSYYNHMTNVTEWQNFYFDDANSFTYVSMTNMKKNYYGIELGLDFKLTSFLNFKALGTWSEAKNANNADVIYLNSTKSTYNKDIVYNKNMHEASTPLSVYSAILSYHKGGWFIDLSGNYYDRIYLSYAPSLRYGNTLRTMGTALGGMDANGNYTPYAQTEGHGGFMLDASIGKSLYLRHGSLSINLMITNLLNNQKIVSGGYEQGRSNYTVNKTTGAATTRAYDFYRNPKKYYVNGINGMLNVAYKF